A single Anatilimnocola floriformis DNA region contains:
- a CDS encoding FAD/NAD(P)-binding protein: protein MLELNDPLGRLVRKLDDLRPDPSLINLAAALKSAKLTAADVAAFAQTSPKSYHRSLVVRRDHYELLVLTWLPGQGSVPHDHAGSVSAMLVLQGVAAEGCWRTAADGYVDLEYEAQVLPGEITAWQDAGLHTVRNASPNGEPLVTVHVYAPPLRDFRRFVPRPTRVAVSQDQQRPVQDIVVIGGGFSGSMTAAQILRQASHQATPVRVHLIERQGAIGEGLAYSTRDLAHLLNVPAGRMSAWPDLPDDFRQWADRNYGPVQAGDFLPRRYYGEYVRETLLAASQKASPHVQLLVHFDEVRRLARHPAGGWMVNFARGTSLPAAAVVLAIGHRPPPDPIGKLWSGPRERFIADPWRPFATNPIAPSDPVVVLGSGLTAVDAALSLSTQPRSASITLVSRRGLLPQAHAAAHGAPPDLTEVVNEHLQSPAGVQVKSLFRQLREIVDRVTQQGQTWRVAIDALRPHTADLWRAANPQQRQLFLRHVRPFWEVHRHRMATGVAERFHGLMKQGMVKVIAGRVSAAQASEESVRLYVRDKGEERLREVTAQWVINCTGPSASNSAESNPVIGSLLIHGWVQPDPLALGLETTVDGEIVDSQGTTASNLFVVGTLRKPISWESTAVPELRAQAATVAHKAMLAALGTSNCRT, encoded by the coding sequence ATGCTGGAGTTGAATGATCCACTGGGGCGACTGGTGCGCAAACTAGATGATTTGCGCCCTGATCCCTCGCTTATCAACCTCGCCGCAGCGCTAAAATCGGCAAAGCTCACAGCAGCCGACGTCGCCGCTTTCGCGCAGACGTCTCCGAAGAGCTATCACCGATCTTTGGTGGTTCGCCGCGACCACTACGAGCTGCTGGTTCTCACGTGGTTGCCTGGACAAGGAAGTGTGCCGCACGACCATGCTGGCTCGGTTTCAGCGATGCTCGTTTTGCAGGGAGTCGCAGCCGAGGGCTGCTGGCGGACTGCTGCCGATGGTTACGTCGATCTGGAATACGAAGCGCAAGTGTTGCCGGGTGAAATTACAGCCTGGCAGGACGCGGGATTGCATACGGTTCGCAACGCTTCGCCCAACGGTGAGCCACTTGTGACAGTTCACGTTTATGCGCCGCCGCTGCGTGATTTTCGCAGATTTGTGCCTCGGCCCACACGGGTCGCGGTGTCCCAAGATCAACAGCGACCTGTCCAAGATATTGTAGTCATCGGTGGCGGCTTTAGCGGTTCGATGACTGCAGCGCAGATCTTGCGGCAGGCCAGCCATCAAGCGACACCGGTTCGTGTCCATCTCATCGAGCGGCAAGGCGCCATTGGTGAAGGGCTCGCTTACAGTACGCGCGACCTCGCGCATTTGCTGAACGTACCTGCTGGCCGCATGAGCGCCTGGCCGGATCTTCCTGATGACTTTCGCCAATGGGCCGACCGGAATTACGGCCCTGTCCAAGCAGGAGATTTTCTGCCGCGTCGGTATTACGGCGAGTATGTCCGGGAGACACTACTCGCGGCCTCACAAAAAGCGAGTCCGCATGTACAGCTGCTGGTTCACTTCGACGAAGTGCGACGACTGGCTCGCCACCCGGCCGGTGGCTGGATGGTGAACTTCGCCCGTGGCACTTCTCTGCCTGCGGCTGCCGTGGTACTCGCAATTGGGCATCGCCCGCCACCAGATCCGATCGGCAAATTGTGGAGCGGTCCGCGCGAGCGATTCATCGCCGATCCCTGGCGCCCCTTCGCAACCAACCCAATTGCGCCGTCGGATCCTGTTGTCGTTCTGGGCAGTGGACTAACTGCCGTCGATGCCGCGCTGTCGCTTTCGACACAGCCGCGCAGCGCTTCGATCACTTTGGTATCACGTCGCGGTCTACTGCCTCAAGCCCACGCCGCCGCGCATGGCGCTCCACCTGATTTGACCGAGGTCGTGAACGAGCACCTGCAATCGCCAGCAGGGGTGCAGGTGAAGTCCCTTTTCCGACAACTGCGCGAGATTGTTGATCGAGTGACGCAACAAGGTCAAACCTGGCGAGTAGCAATCGACGCACTTCGGCCGCACACCGCCGATCTCTGGCGAGCCGCAAATCCACAGCAACGCCAGCTTTTTTTGCGCCACGTCAGGCCTTTTTGGGAAGTTCATCGGCATCGTATGGCTACTGGTGTGGCGGAGCGTTTCCACGGATTGATGAAGCAAGGCATGGTGAAAGTTATTGCTGGGCGGGTCTCAGCTGCGCAGGCCAGTGAGGAATCTGTTCGACTCTACGTTCGCGACAAGGGAGAGGAGCGGCTGCGCGAAGTGACGGCTCAGTGGGTGATTAACTGCACCGGCCCTTCGGCCTCGAACAGCGCGGAATCGAATCCGGTAATTGGCTCGCTGTTGATCCACGGCTGGGTTCAGCCTGATCCTCTAGCGCTTGGTCTGGAAACGACGGTTGACGGCGAAATCGTGGATTCGCAAGGAACCACTGCCAGCAATCTCTTCGTCGTCGGCACGCTTCGCAAACCAATTTCTTGGGAAAGCACTGCAGTTCCTGAATTGCGCGCGCAGGCGGCAACAGTTGCGCACAAGGCGATGCTGGCGGCACTGGGTACCAGTAACTGCAGAACTTAG
- a CDS encoding YezD family protein — MIEQLRNALQGLESGNIEIVVQDGVVVQLQRSERMTPARKKKNS; from the coding sequence ATGATTGAGCAACTGCGGAACGCATTGCAGGGATTGGAGTCGGGCAATATCGAGATCGTTGTTCAAGACGGTGTCGTTGTGCAACTCCAGCGCAGCGAGCGGATGACTCCAGCTCGCAAAAAAAAGAATAGTTAG
- a CDS encoding DUF1559 domain-containing protein, translating to MKRFTCSAACQRRFGFTLVELLVVIAIIGVLVALLLPAVQAAREAARRMQCSNNLKQIALASHNFHDTNLFLPPAFLGDNSDTPNGWATWGAIVLPFAEGNNQYNLWNIKYRVADQTPQAYQSKIKMYYCPSRLPHVPSVSDFANPGGSLTDYACSFGTAADYTASNGAMIPNMPDVGVEASTGRDYLVSWRGQLNLASITDGTSNTSFYGEKHIRPASLRGKNEDRSVFSGVRNTHRRMMGTAANGDVRPLLPPTANTAVANSSFGSSHPGICLFAFCDGSVRALQLQTDLTTLSRVVQRADGEVISGL from the coding sequence ATGAAACGGTTCACTTGCTCCGCTGCCTGCCAGCGTCGCTTTGGTTTCACACTTGTCGAGCTATTGGTGGTGATTGCGATCATCGGTGTGCTTGTGGCGCTCCTATTGCCGGCTGTCCAGGCAGCCCGCGAAGCGGCGCGACGCATGCAATGCAGTAACAATCTCAAGCAGATTGCGCTCGCGTCGCATAATTTTCACGACACTAATCTGTTCCTGCCGCCAGCCTTTTTGGGAGACAACTCCGATACGCCCAATGGTTGGGCTACCTGGGGTGCCATCGTGCTCCCCTTCGCTGAAGGAAACAATCAATACAACCTGTGGAACATCAAATACCGCGTCGCCGATCAAACGCCACAGGCCTATCAAAGTAAGATCAAGATGTACTACTGCCCTTCGCGGCTGCCGCATGTTCCTAGTGTCAGCGACTTTGCGAATCCGGGTGGTTCATTGACCGACTATGCCTGCAGCTTTGGCACGGCGGCCGACTACACCGCTTCCAATGGCGCGATGATTCCGAACATGCCCGACGTCGGCGTCGAGGCTTCCACGGGCCGAGACTATCTCGTCTCGTGGCGGGGGCAGCTCAACCTTGCCAGCATCACTGATGGCACGTCGAACACCAGCTTCTATGGCGAAAAGCACATCCGCCCGGCTTCGCTCCGTGGCAAAAACGAAGATCGCAGCGTTTTCAGCGGCGTGCGCAATACGCATCGACGAATGATGGGGACGGCTGCCAACGGCGATGTGCGCCCGCTGCTACCGCCGACCGCCAACACCGCGGTGGCCAACAGCAGCTTCGGCAGCTCGCATCCAGGCATCTGCTTGTTCGCGTTCTGCGATGGCAGCGTTCGCGCTCTGCAATTGCAAACCGACCTGACGACACTCTCGCGTGTGGTGCAGCGAGCCGATGGCGAAGTCATCAGCGGCCTGTAG